The Deltaproteobacteria bacterium genome window below encodes:
- a CDS encoding general secretion pathway protein GspK, producing MRFSAFFRVGRPRIRRARSRERGVALVVALLMMVLAVAAAAEFLYNTQVDLQGAANARQRQQARFAAKAGVEAGATFLRIDRFNDWAAMMMDLGMPGFGIGGFVRLANESVDDAEQRRRDREQAIAHGDKAPSMGTAASPYDPPNGYLSFISSTTGFNFFEDDNVDVEIRFHDEAGKFNINALVYWMPYGGGKPSFNVRLYRQIAQLIIDQTVPYGDQQGGTVARLRRKFQQKGAHRFQGDRDSRDEDALEDAPTVEEVGKIMCAILDWLDPDDHEGGGSAGSYNCDGGAERNYYTGLDEPYEPRNGPMESIGELRLIRGMTPGMYRKIAPFLTVYTRTDYNDPPQGNNNCLSTLYAPDTPPNKAPGMPCFSPDVNLHTAPDPVIEAFFIGGCQGNNPQFGDCIQDYPRLNTLENRENLLTAINCFRGPGLRSDRVINTQSAIGQAAIGEKSDAVQLGRGAKGELDGPDPNKFLCPKQASQGGPMPYLFIPETLKAVLNNANLPYTGDELLNISNRFILGLSMQKPPSPQKFDTITSRWITIEAVGQVGVATDFEPVESRVAATVYIPPMASPSEPPVAEILRWDQD from the coding sequence ATGAGGTTTTCCGCTTTCTTCCGGGTCGGGCGGCCACGTATCCGGCGTGCCAGGAGCCGTGAACGCGGGGTGGCCCTGGTCGTGGCGCTGCTCATGATGGTTCTTGCCGTGGCCGCTGCAGCCGAGTTCCTTTACAACACCCAGGTCGACCTGCAGGGAGCGGCCAACGCCCGCCAGCGGCAGCAGGCGAGGTTTGCGGCCAAGGCCGGCGTCGAGGCCGGGGCCACGTTCCTAAGGATTGACCGGTTCAACGACTGGGCAGCCATGATGATGGATCTGGGGATGCCGGGATTCGGGATCGGGGGGTTTGTCAGGCTCGCCAACGAATCGGTCGATGACGCCGAGCAGAGGCGCAGGGACCGCGAGCAGGCCATTGCCCATGGCGACAAGGCACCGTCGATGGGCACGGCGGCGAGTCCCTACGATCCGCCCAATGGATACCTTTCGTTCATCTCCAGCACGACCGGGTTCAACTTCTTTGAGGACGACAACGTGGACGTGGAAATCCGGTTCCATGACGAAGCCGGAAAGTTCAACATCAACGCGCTGGTCTACTGGATGCCGTACGGCGGCGGAAAACCGTCGTTCAATGTCCGCCTGTACCGCCAGATCGCCCAGCTCATCATCGACCAGACCGTTCCTTACGGTGACCAGCAGGGCGGGACCGTGGCCCGGCTCCGCCGCAAGTTCCAGCAGAAGGGCGCGCACCGTTTCCAGGGCGACCGCGACTCCAGGGACGAGGATGCCCTGGAGGACGCCCCCACCGTCGAGGAGGTCGGCAAGATCATGTGCGCGATCCTCGACTGGCTCGATCCCGACGATCACGAAGGGGGCGGATCGGCGGGCTCCTACAACTGTGACGGAGGAGCGGAGCGGAACTACTACACCGGGCTGGACGAGCCGTACGAGCCCCGGAATGGCCCGATGGAGTCGATCGGTGAGCTGAGGCTCATCCGCGGCATGACGCCGGGGATGTACCGGAAGATCGCGCCCTTCCTGACGGTATACACACGCACCGACTACAACGACCCTCCGCAGGGCAACAACAACTGCCTGTCGACGCTCTACGCACCGGATACGCCGCCGAACAAGGCGCCCGGCATGCCGTGTTTTTCGCCGGACGTGAACCTCCACACGGCCCCCGACCCGGTGATCGAGGCGTTCTTCATCGGCGGATGCCAGGGCAACAACCCCCAGTTCGGCGACTGCATACAGGATTATCCGCGCCTGAACACGCTGGAAAACCGTGAAAACCTGCTCACGGCCATCAACTGCTTCCGGGGGCCGGGCCTGAGGAGCGACCGGGTAATCAACACCCAGTCGGCCATCGGACAGGCGGCCATCGGGGAGAAATCCGACGCCGTGCAGCTTGGGCGGGGCGCCAAGGGCGAACTGGACGGGCCGGACCCCAACAAGTTCCTCTGTCCCAAGCAGGCCAGCCAGGGAGGCCCCATGCCCTACCTGTTCATACCGGAGACGCTGAAGGCCGTCCTGAACAACGCCAACCTGCCCTATACCGGCGACGAGCTCCTGAACATCTCCAACCGGTTCATCCTCGGGCTCAGCATGCAGAAGCCCCCCTCGCCCCAGAAGTTCGACACCATCACCTCCCGCTGGATCACAATTGAGGCGGTCGGACAGGTCGGAGTCGCCACCGATTTTGAACCGGTCGAGTCCCGGGTTGCAGCGACGGTCTATATCCCGCCCATGGCAAGCCCCAGCGAACCGCCCGTGGCCGAAATCCTACGGTGGGACCAGGACTGA
- a CDS encoding TfoX/Sxy family protein, translated as MAAGESYRDFVLDQLGLLGGATARAMFGGYGLYHDGLFFGLIWKERLYFRTGPETRPRYESAGMEPFSPGGKVALRNYYEVPADIIEDSKELAAWARLALDASVAAASAPKCRPARLRPRPGAPRRRSGRGARR; from the coding sequence ATGGCGGCAGGGGAATCATACCGGGATTTCGTGCTGGATCAGCTTGGCTTGCTGGGCGGCGCCACGGCGCGCGCGATGTTCGGTGGCTACGGCCTTTATCACGATGGCCTGTTTTTCGGGCTGATCTGGAAAGAGCGGCTTTATTTCCGGACCGGACCGGAAACCCGCCCCCGGTACGAATCGGCCGGCATGGAACCCTTTTCCCCCGGCGGGAAGGTGGCGCTCAGGAACTACTACGAGGTTCCGGCAGACATCATCGAGGACAGCAAGGAACTCGCTGCATGGGCACGGCTAGCCCTCGATGCTTCGGTCGCGGCGGCCTCGGCCCCGAAATGCCGTCCTGCGCGCTTAAGGCCCCGTCCGGGAGCACCCCGGCGCCGTTCCGGCCGGGGAGCCCGCCGGTGA